In Crassostrea angulata isolate pt1a10 chromosome 4, ASM2561291v2, whole genome shotgun sequence, one genomic interval encodes:
- the LOC128182235 gene encoding uncharacterized protein F54H12.2-like: MCGMDNLELFQVPPTNIALEESKWMEYYPISSTLDSDTAPIEFDIQGQGDEYIDLSQTYLQIVCKFTKADGTNLEGLAGKSTPVNNIIHSLFSEIDLTLNGKIVTPGTDTYPYKAYLEKLLSYRPETLDSQMFACSLWEKDTAGHMDDCNTATATLGKSEYTVASDKITITPANMALSYPAGSQNDGLRKRHNVIHDSKKITLIDRLYLDLFQQDKFIPNGVDIRLRFNRTKSDFYMMTLAGSTGKIKLLNVLLWVRKVRPTAAVLNTVNERLNVETAKYPLRRVDVKTFTIPTGTQSKISDHLFQGQMPKRIVLGLVANDAFNGTSTKNPFNFKNAKVKRLDVTINGETISTRPFEPDFENDLYLRSYLSLYQGLGKFGADWAPGISFDEYKDGYTLWCIDFTKDPEAQLDKFHLIETGNLRIEIQFAENTQETLNCLVYAEFDNVLEINKQREVSTDY, encoded by the coding sequence ATGTGTGGGATGGACAATTTAGAATTGTTCCAGGTTCCCCCCACCAACATAGCCTTGGAAGAATCGAAATGGATGGAATATTATCCCATTTCCAGTACCCTCGATTCCGATACAGCTCCCATTGAATTCGATATTCAGGGACAGGGAGACGAATACATAGATCTCTCACAgacttatttacaaatagttTGTAAATTCACGAAAGCCGATGGCACTAATTTAGAGGGATTAGCGGGAAAATCCACTCCCGTGAATAACATCATACATTCTTTGTTCTCAGAAATCGATCTCACTCTGAATGGTAAAATCGTTACCCCAGGAACAGATACCTATCCTTACAAAGCCTATTTAGAGAAATTACTTTCTTACAGACCCGAAACCTTAGACTCTCAAATGTTTGCTTGCAGTCTGTGGGAAAAAGACACGGCAGGACATATGGATGATTGTAATACAGCGACTGCAACTCTAGGTAAATCAGAATATACTGTGGCTAGTGACAAAATCACCATAACTCCTGCAAATATGGCACTGAGCTATCCAGCCGGTTCTCAAAACGACGGGTTGAGAAAGCGCCACAATGTCATCCACGACAGCAAAAAGATTACTTTAATCGATCGTCTGTATCTAGATCTCTTTCAACAGGACAAATTCATTCCCAACGGAGTAGATATTCGTTTGAGATTTAACCGAACAAAGTCTGATTTTTACATGATGACTTTGGCAGGGAGTAcaggaaaaataaaacttctgAACGTGTTACTGTGGGTCAGAAAAGTCAGACCTACTGCAGCCGTGTTGAATACTGTCAACGAGAGGTTGAACGTAGAAACGGCCAAGTATCCCCTAAGACGGGTAGACGTTAAAACGTTCACCATTCCTACAGGAACCCAATCCAAAATCAGCGATCATTTGTTTCAAGGGCAAATGCCAAAACGAATCGTTTTGGGTCTGGTAGCTAATGACGCTTTCAATGGCACTAGTACTAAAAACCCGTTCAATTTCAAAAACGCCAAAGTCAAAAGATTAGATGTCACCATCAACGGAGAAACCATCAGTACCCGACCCTTTGAGCCGGATTTCGAGAACGACTTGTATCTCAGATCTTACTTGAGTCTGTATCAAGGGTTGGGAAAATTCGGTGCCGATTGGGCCCCAGGAATTAGTTTCGACGAGTATAAAGACGGCTACACCTTGTGGTGTATAGATTTCACCAAAGATCCGGAGGCACAACTAGACAAGTTTCATCTGATTGAAACAGGAAATTTGAGAATCGAAATTCAATTTGCAGAAAACACGCAAGAAACTCTGAATTGTTTAGTCTACGCTGAATTTGATAACGTGCTAGAAATCAACAAACAAAGAGAAGTCAGCACTGATTATTAA
- the LOC128182236 gene encoding uncharacterized protein LOC128182236 → MSSFVPVGVSFPRLFTRQVLELWDYQFNAVEQRYERVCFRVLHMFEPDENPQGSLLGEEFFPPRPVLVQDLPPSEQERLGPSPTSVPPPRPPPPNFGAVAPRTPVPAIPVCGPAIMQVPQVAAIPVSGPASPDPVSGPASPDPVEPYSPTDTPTKRYTPSPPLYSPDRLRCDQSYYVARQDHQFRLPECPVPRTSPVPFSATNPPLQPAPEPRRGRVITTRRRAPSPPRAIGRGRGGPYPVGRGRSGVHIPSTIPSERSAFLRPFQRARNLFADFIPNIDSPPSPPPMVRTFPGPPGVTQSLPPPPRTPSPPLPDLPASREPSPDIMLELYEHTRHPVDPRTHLTILPSWSKKAMKEEMGECVICYGDDRHLQVQCQNCRTMKVCCTCVVGVYQSINSCPVCRFRGEF, encoded by the coding sequence ATGTCATCGTTTGTTCCTGTTGGAGTTAGCTTTCCTCGCCTGTTTACCAGACAAGTCCTCGAACTCTGGGATTACCAGTTTAATGCCGTGGAGCAGAGGTATGAGAGAGTTTGTTTCCGGGTGCTCCACATGTTTGAGCCAGATGAGAATCCGCAGGGCAGTTTACTTGGTGAAGAGTTTTTTCCTCCCAGACCAGTGCTTGTCCAGGATCTGCCACCTTCAGAGCAGGAGAGATTGGGGCCTTCTCCCACCAGTGTGCCTCCTCCGAGACCACCGCCACCCAATTTTGGAGCCGTTGCACCCAGGACCCCAGTTCCAGCTATTCCTGTGTGCGGACCAGCCATCATGCAAGTTCCACAAGTTGCAGCTATTCCTGTTAGCGGACCAGCCAGCCCGGATCCTGTTAGCGGACCAGCCAGCCCGGATCCTGTGGAACCATACTCACCTACGGATACCCCTACTAAGAGGTATACCCCCTCACCACCGCTATATTCTCCTGACCGGTTACGCTGCGACCAGTCCTACTATGTGGCCAGGCAGGACCACCAGTTTAGACTGCCTGAGTGTCCAGTTCCTCGGACCTCGCCGGTGCCATTTTCAGCGACCAATCCGCCTCTCCAGCCCGCTCCGGAGCCCCGCCGCGGTCGAGTCATTACCACTAGGAGAAGAGCGCCATCTCCACCCAGAGCGATTGGTCGAGGAAGAGGAGGACCCTATCCTGTAGGGCGAGGGAGATCGGGAGTCCATATCCCGTCCACAATTCCATCTGAGAGGTCCGCTTTTCTCCGGCCATTCCAGCGGGCTAGGAATTTATTCGCCGACTTCATTCCTAATATCGACAGTCCGCCCTCTCCTCCTCCCATGGTACGGACATTTCCCGGACCCCCTGGTGTCACCCAGTCGCTGCCTCCGCCTCCCAGGACCCCCTCACCGCCTCTTCCGGATCTTCCAGCATCGAGGGAACCATCGCCAGACATCATGCTGGAACTCTACGAGCACACCCGTCACCCCGTAGATCCAAGAACTCATTTGACCATTTTACCCAGTTGGAGCAAGAAAGCGATGAAAGAAGAGATGGGAGAGTGCGTCATCTGCTACGGGGATGATCGCCATTTGCAGGTGCAGTGCCAGAACTGCAGAACCATGAAGGTTTGCTGCACCTGCGTGGTTGGTGTATACCAAAGCATCAACTCCTGCCCTGTATGCAGATTCCGGGGAGAATTTTAG
- the LOC128182237 gene encoding uncharacterized protein LOC128182237 codes for MNYDPSLLTQTQDPVALEMAALERGAYDQEDPSYMSKEDFGIITTTQEGILNTMQVMSNEIANHTDVILKKLQKGILDILEGPYTTHNVSNNLKLKIANGEYVNLGLLVDRTYESDPNDDTKYFSMQGGNITLSSKYKPTVIADIQVWTDAFLVYASIYVLAHPECSTALFKYMHTIRLGASRAKALGWRDYDIQFRLKKECNPNMSFAVVDQELWLLYMYSPLAVQGSVTQNIPLRCYEFNYKGQCNKSVCQYKHECILCSLNHPYIKCRRSSGSDSTYRPNSVSTSWRPQLPRMQSTTSTYARPALPQRPRAPQATHQFRP; via the exons ATGAACTATGATCCATCTCTCTTGACCCAGACGCAGGATCCCGTAGCCTTAGAAATGGCTGCATTAGAAAGAGGGGCATATGATCAAGAGGATCCCTCATACATGAGCAAGGAAGACTTCGGAATTATAACTACCACTCAAGAAGGAATTCTGAATACCATGCAAGTCATGAGCAATGAAATTGCTAATCATACCGACGTCATcttgaaaaaacttcaaaaaggAATTCTGGATATCCTCGAA GGGCCTTATACTACTCACAATGTTTCCAATAACCTTAAGCTAAAAATAGCTAACGGCGAGTATGTTAACTTGGGTCTTTTAGTTGATCGCACTTATGAATCTGATCCTAATGACGATACAAAATACTTCTCTATGCAAGGTGGCAACATTACCTTGTCATCCAAATACAAACCCACGGTTATTGCAGATATTCAGGTATGGACTGATGCATTTCTGGTCTATGCCTCTATATATGTCCTAGCACACCCTGAGTGCAGTACAgctttattcaaatatatgcaTACTATCAGGCTAGGGGCTAGTCGTGCAAAAGCTCTCGGCTGGAGAGATTATGACATCCAATTCCGTTTGAAAAAAGAATGTAATCCAAATATGTCATTTGCTGTTGTTGACCAAGAGTTGTGGCTTTTATATATGTACAGCCCTCTGGCTGTTCAAGGGTCTGTTACACAAAACATCCCCCTTAGATGTTATGAATTCAATTATAAAGGTCAATGCAACAAAAGTGTATGTCAATACAAGCATGAGTGCATTTTGTGTTCTTTAAATCACCCCTATATCAAATGCAGACGCAGTTCAGGCTCTGATTCAACTTACAGGCCAAACAGCGTTTCAACATCCTGGCGCCCTCAGTTACCTAGAATGCAGTCAACCACGTCCACCTATGCTAGACCTGCCCTACCTCAGCGTCCCAGAGCCCCCCAAGCAACCCACCAATTTAGACCTTAG
- the LOC128180626 gene encoding uncharacterized protein LOC128180626 isoform X1, producing the protein MWIYYSFITYMYSIRISTSTGVCSNASSPLKCCLNYRVVGNSCVECWPGTHGVDCKYFCPPSFYGKSCLRKCDCEPCDKVTGCLNATGSKNQMAPLENSRFSISKTPRTIDLSQTYDTETSYGKCQTTVSNNMTETTSRNDYGCDDSMDGAYKILKVTVSDKNEHMQIPNKTSTPLEIQKHTNVHEDTSQMASSVSNIVKTKNHESKPSIHREKKKHQKELLRALDEFKQGSTRDRKKLRYSFTKSTELF; encoded by the exons ATGTGGATATATTATTCATTCATCACATATATGTATAGTATTCGTATATCTACATCGACTGGAGTATGTTCAAATGCAAGCAG cccCTTGAAATGCTGTCTAAACTATCGTGTCGTTGGAAACTCCTGTGTAG AATGTTGGCCAGGAACACATGGCGTAGATTGTAAGTACTTCTGCCCGCCTAGTTTCTACGGCAAATCATGCTTAAGGAAATGTGATTGTGAACCATGTGATAAAGTCACAGGATGCTTAAATGCCACTG GTTCCAAAAATCAAATGGCTCCATTAGAAAATAGTAGATTTAGTATATCGAAAACGCCGAGGACAATTGATTTATCTCAAACATATGACACAGAGACAAGCTACGgcaaatgtcaaactacagttTCAAACAACATGACAGAAACAACCTCACGAAATGATTATGGATGTGACGACTCTATGGATGGAGCTTACAAAATTCTAAAAGTTACAGTGTCCGATAAAAATGAACACATGCAAATCCCGAATAAAACTTCAACTCCTTTGGAAATACAAAAACATACAAACGTACATGAGGATACATCTCAGATGGCGTCCTCAGTTTCAAACATTGTTAAAACAAAGAACCATGAATCAAAACCTTCAATCCATCgagagaaaaagaaacatcAGAAGGAATTATTACGGGCACTGGATGAATTCAAACAGGGAAGCACTAGAGATAGGAAAAAACTTAGGTATAGCTTTACAAAATCAACAGAACTGTTCTGA
- the LOC128180626 gene encoding uncharacterized protein LOC128180626 isoform X2 has product MWIYYSFITYMYSIRISTSTGVCSNASSPLKCCLNYRVVGNSCVECWPGTHGVDCKYFCPPSFYGKSCLRKCDCEPCDKVTGCLNATDETGPKKDESPTNSALWLTLSVSASCIVTCFIFGLRIFYKNILRERMLTIKPSDLDEYGSKNQMAPLENSRFSISKTPRTIDLSQTYDTETSYGKCQTTVSNNMTETTSRNDYGCDDSMDGAYKILKVTVSDKNEHMQIPNKTSTPLEIQKHTNVHEDTSQMASSVSNIVKTKNHESKPSIHREKKKHQKELLRALDEFKQGSTRDRKKLRYSFTKSTELF; this is encoded by the exons ATGTGGATATATTATTCATTCATCACATATATGTATAGTATTCGTATATCTACATCGACTGGAGTATGTTCAAATGCAAGCAG cccCTTGAAATGCTGTCTAAACTATCGTGTCGTTGGAAACTCCTGTGTAG AATGTTGGCCAGGAACACATGGCGTAGATTGTAAGTACTTCTGCCCGCCTAGTTTCTACGGCAAATCATGCTTAAGGAAATGTGATTGTGAACCATGTGATAAAGTCACAGGATGCTTAAATGCCACTG ATGAGACTGGTCCTAAGAAAGACGAAAGTCCGACGAATTCTGCATTATGGCTTACATTGTCCGTTTCGGCATCTTGTATCGTaacctgttttatttttggtcTAAGAATCTTCTATAAGAATATACTAAG AGAACGTATGCTGACTATAAAACCTTCTGATCTGGATGAATATG GTTCCAAAAATCAAATGGCTCCATTAGAAAATAGTAGATTTAGTATATCGAAAACGCCGAGGACAATTGATTTATCTCAAACATATGACACAGAGACAAGCTACGgcaaatgtcaaactacagttTCAAACAACATGACAGAAACAACCTCACGAAATGATTATGGATGTGACGACTCTATGGATGGAGCTTACAAAATTCTAAAAGTTACAGTGTCCGATAAAAATGAACACATGCAAATCCCGAATAAAACTTCAACTCCTTTGGAAATACAAAAACATACAAACGTACATGAGGATACATCTCAGATGGCGTCCTCAGTTTCAAACATTGTTAAAACAAAGAACCATGAATCAAAACCTTCAATCCATCgagagaaaaagaaacatcAGAAGGAATTATTACGGGCACTGGATGAATTCAAACAGGGAAGCACTAGAGATAGGAAAAAACTTAGGTATAGCTTTACAAAATCAACAGAACTGTTCTGA
- the LOC128180840 gene encoding uncharacterized protein LOC128180840, producing the protein MVVEDLQAAPPVPVPKKKRGPCRKLDDFDADLVKRTIHDMQLKGQYVSLRRLSDVLVEKGVRITKSPLGRLVKDLGFRFYKTRSNQRYIGDRNDIVSMRHTYLRSIRKFREEGRPIVYLDETWLNTNHVARGDWVDCPRTSTSAFESHRGGHGRFVPSGKGSRLIIVDAGSSAVGMIPGSALIFESKTGNQDYHDEMNSENFTKWFTEQLLPNLPTNSVVVMDNASYHSHLDPESKCPTSSASKAEIQSWLDRKGIHYTPGMIKAELITLVKQHKPRPKYVIDDLASKAGHTVLRLPPYHCELNPIELVWAELKSFVARSNVTFKKEKVKELFNQARSTYGVEKWRKVESHVIREVEEKLWKLDGVQDEEVAPVVIDLTDSEHSDSDMDTDSGDDENDSDSDESMGFVEESDDEVTCCICGDYNAPGKSRKIVWVECEVCKRWSHRICTKPSLKSGKCVQCWNALYGLNPAPS; encoded by the exons ATGGTGGTGGAGGATCTTCAGGCAGCTCCTCCTGTACCTGTTCCTAAGAAGAAACGTGGTCCCTGTAGAAAGCTTGATGACTTCGATGCAGATTTGGTGAAGAGGACCATTCATGATATGCAGTTGAAGGGCCAGTACGTTTCACTTCGTCGACTGTCAGATGTACTAGTAGAAAAGGGAGTCAGGATCACCAAGTCTCCATTGGGGAGACTTGTGAAGGATCTTGGGTTCAG ATTCTACAAAACTCGTTCCAACCAACGCTACATTGGAGACAGGAACGATATCGTAAGTATGCGACATACTTACCTGAGGTCCATTAGGAAGTTTAGAGAGGAGGGTCGTCCTATTGTGTATTTGGATGAGACTTGGTTGAACACCAATCATGTAGCGAGGGGAGATTGGGTGGACTGTCCTAGGACATCTACCTCTGCCTTTGAGTCGCATCGTGGAGGTCATGGGCGTTTTGTCCCATCTGGGAAAGGCTCTCGTCTGATAATTGTGGATGCAGGTTCTTCGGCTGTGGGTATGATCCCGGGATCTGCTCTCATTTTTGAGTCGAAAACAGGCAACCAGGATTATCATGACGAGATGAACTCAGAAAACTTTACGAAGTGGTTCACTGAGCAGTTGCTCCCTAACCTACCGACCAATTCAGTCGTAGTGATGGATAATGCTTCCTATCACAGTCATCTGGATCCTGAGTCTAAGTGTCCGACTTCGTCGGCATCGAAGGCCGAGATCCAGTCTTGGCTTGATAGAAAGGGTATTCATTACACTCCGGGAATGATCAAGGCTGAATTGATCACATTGGTGAAGCAACATAAACCTCGTCCTAAATATGTAATAGACGATTTGGCTTCGAAAGCAGGTCACACAGTTTTGCGTCTACCTCCCTATCACTGTGAGCTTAATCCTATTGAGTTGGTCTGGGCTGAATTAAAAAGTTTCGTCGCCAGGAGCAATGTCACATTCAAGAAAGAGAAAGTGAAGGAACTCTTTAATCAGGCTAGATCAACTTATGGGGTTGAGAAGTGGCGTAAGGTGGAGAGTCACGTGATAAGAGAGGTCGAAGAAAAACTGTGGAAACTCGACGGAGTCCAGGATGAGGAGGTTGCTCCTGTGGTCATAGACTTGACGGACTCGGAACACAGTGACAGTGACATGGACACAGATTCTGGTGATGACGAAAATGACTCTGACTCTGACGAATCCATGGGCTTCGTTGAGGAGTCTGACGACGAAGTCACTTGTTGCATATGTGGTGATTACAATGCTCCTGGAAAGTCTCGAAAGATTGTATGGGTTGAGTGTGAAGTGTGTAAGAGGTGGAGTCACCGCATATGTACTAAGCCCTCTCTAAAGTCAGGTAAGTGTGTCCAATGTTGGAACGCTTTGTATGGTCTGAATCCAGCTCCTTCATGA